The genomic DNA ACGATATATGTCATTTCTTACTGGCCTAAAAGAATATGCATagtttcataaattaatattaacttaCAAGAATGTTCAACTTGCCATCGAATATCGTCGTGACAGTTTGCATAAGTGTTTCTCTCTCGCCACGAATGGAAGCATCACAGACCGAACCACTCACGTGAAACCCTTTCTTCTCCCATTCACATAAACTTTCATTGAGAAGAGTTTTGGATATGTCACATACATGGATTTTGGCCCCAAAACCGGCTAGTTCCTCTACTATTGCATGACTAAAACAATccacaccaaaacaaaatttagcgACAACATCTTACATAAATCTAAAAGAATGGGCAAAATTAtgatatagagagagaagaaagacgaACCCGATTCCACTGGCTCCACCAGTTACAAGGGCAGTCATACCTTGAAGACTCCATCTTTTATCCATTCTATGTTTGCATGTGACTAGCAAAGACCAGAGATGCTACATAGCATATATAGagtcataatatataaaatattaacgaAAACCCGTGGTATTTCTGGTAACATCTTAAaagatatttaaataaatttaatatatatatatatatattttataactccgttcaacactttttgtaatgtttgtatttttataaatcactacatatctttttttgttgtggtACGGTTCTAGATCACTTTCTGAAAAATTTATTCTGATATTGTTCCAGCTCAAACACGTTTAAACTGTAAAGTTTTCTTACAGCATTTAACCGCAAATATAAatgtatacatttttggagaaaTTTAGCAAACAAATCCTGAGGTTGTAACTTATTTACAAACATACCATtggtattaattattaatttgtttttcatttatgattaattaatattaagttttgattttgaaaaataagatttctcatcctaataaaatttccaaaacaataggaaccactccctttaacattaaatattaagtttataattaattttattatattatttccagttttacaaaacaatagaaattaattctataaacacacaaagtatttttttctataaatcactacttatttaattgtatgttcTAGTTCctataatttaaaacaataaacctcaaacaaaatactttctacactaaataatatatatctatgtaagattgtacattttaaaaaataaaaattaaatatcaattattaatatagttaatataCAAAACagataacattttatttttatttaaaaattgccccacggtgtaccgcgggtgaatatctagttttGATAGTATAAgtgatcaaatcaatttttaaacTTGTGCGCATGCACTAccatattttctaaaattggaatattacatatattatatgatttatgtaataaaacatagacatttttatttataatattcattttattttattttcaaaagtatgatttacaaattaaatttataattaaatttagatttgtagtactttatttatttttgtttttaccctATCGGTAGATAAGACTATGTTTAGACGGATATCCAAAAATAAGACATCAGTTCCGGAATGTTGTAGCATGAATCACTTCCTTTCCAAAATATAACAATCTATTCAAAATAGggaaatttgatttaaaaggacattttttcttcaatttgtcccattatgctcttttttttttggtttgtccCAATATGCTGATACTCTACAGAAAAACTCAATTGTACCCTTAAttgcagaaaaaaacaaatttcccTAAAtcttaacttttattttgtatacttcctaaatttaatcaaaaaatacttcctttttaattaagtttttcatttttttactctctctcgACATaactctctgtctctctctctcgatatcGACAAAGTTTTTCACTTGGCGACTCCGGTACCTTCTCCCACCGGCGAGAATCAAAGTTCTTCggtaccttcttcttctccctttccctctctctctctctctcggaatctctctctctctctcggaatCTATTTCCAATCgaagttctctctctctcaatcgatGCATGCAATtgttttattggattgttgtggttctgtttttttggattgttgtggttctgttttttatatattggatTGGAGTGTtgtgattctgtttttttttattgttgttgttctgtttttttggaTTGGATTGTTGTAGTTCTGTTTTCTTGCAGATTGAACATAGTAAAGGAATCATTTTCTGTTTACTCTCTTGCAACCCTTCCAGTTTTGTGATAGGAACACTAGCTGAAGCAAGCCGTGatctacaaaaattaaaaaattggcAGTAAATTTGATAATGTATCGTTTAAACTAAGTTTTGCTTTTGGGTGATGTCAATATAGTTTGTATATGTGATTGAATCATTGTGAGATTGAGCTAATTGGGTTCATACTAatgaatttcatttttttttgtaggcatGGAAACAGAATTTCCTAAACGCCTATTTAGAGATGGATTTGAGCCACAAGTGAAGAAGATTAACAATTCCTGTCGAATTTCTATCTTGGGCAAAGTCAATCAAGCATTACCTAAAGAGTATGAGAAAGTGAAGAATGATCCAGTCTTTTCACATGTGTTTGCAATCTACGAGAATGGTTTAGGGTATTCAGGGCGTTTGATACACAGCATGATGTCTAGGCAATtggttacaaagaaaaaaagagagatatggtttgtgtttggaggGAAGCCACTCAGATTTTCAATGCAAGAGTTTCATGCTATGACTGGGCTCAAATGCACTGCCGATTCTAGTTGTGATTTAGAGAATTGGAAAGATGATGGTGGGTTTTGGAGCAAATTGATGAAGAGAAAAGGTCTGACTATTAGCATTAAGAGCTTGGTTGATGTGCACTTACCTGTAATTCACGAATGGAGTGAGATAGATAAGATCCGATTGGTGTATCTTCTTGTGATAGCTGGGTTGATTATGGCTAAGGATGAGAAAAAGTATATTCCACTCAAATACATCCAGATGGTAATGGATCTTGATAAGGTGAGGACTTATCCTTGGGGTCTTAAAGCTTTTAAAAGTCTTGCTAAGTCTATcatagaaaaaagagaagatttgaagaagatcAATAGCTATGTATTAGATGGTTTCTCATATGCATTTCAAATATGGGTGATGGAGGCAATTCCAGACATTGGAAAGTTGTTGGGAGAAAAGATTATCAAAGAATTTACAGTAGCTCCTCGATGTTCTAATTGGAAAGGCGCAGCCAAAGTATCATATGATGAAATCATCCAACTAGAAAGTACATTTGGACCAAAGGTACTTTCTTTGCCAATCCAACTCTTATCACATGTTTTTTGTTAATAGTTGATGTCATTGTTTAATCGTAACTTCTAACTGTTTTTTTAGGATATTGTTTATCCATACATATCTATTACTGGCGATTTCGACGTTGTTGACTCCATTAAGTTTTTATGGCCTGACGAAACTAGCGATGGTGAAGTCGATAATTTGAAAGCTAAGATCAGTTCTGGAAATGATTTTGGAGACCATATTTGGGGAACTGTACAAATTGATGATGTGGAGGGTGAACATATTCAAGTAAAAGATGATGTTGGCAGTGAGGTGTGCGAAGAAAATCAAGGGTCTAGTGCAACAAAGAGTGGTGAGAGTATGCAAGCTGCTAATGATGAAGAGTCAGGTTGCAAGAGGAAGAGACAACCTGATCATGGTGcagagaagaggaaaaaaaaactgctcTATGAGCGAGCAGCATCAACACATCGAGCTGCTACATATGAACAAATGAAGTCTTTTATTAGTGTGTTTTAGACTTGTTTCAAGAGTTTTGAGAAGAAGGTTGACAGTCGAttggaaaaaatag from Camelina sativa cultivar DH55 chromosome 7, Cs, whole genome shotgun sequence includes the following:
- the LOC109125404 gene encoding uncharacterized protein LOC109125404 codes for the protein METEFPKRLFRDGFEPQVKKINNSCRISILGKVNQALPKEYEKVKNDPVFSHVFAIYENGLGYSGRLIHSMMSRQLVTKKKREIWFVFGGKPLRFSMQEFHAMTGLKCTADSSCDLENWKDDGGFWSKLMKRKGLTISIKSLVDVHLPVIHEWSEIDKIRLVYLLVIAGLIMAKDEKKYIPLKYIQMVMDLDKVRTYPWGLKAFKSLAKSIIEKREDLKKINSYVLDGFSYAFQIWVMEAIPDIGKLLGEKIIKEFTVAPRCSNWKGAAKVSYDEIIQLESTFGPKDIVYPYISITGDFDVVDSIKFLWPDETSDGEVDNLKAKISSGNDFGDHIWGTVQIDDVEGEHIQVKDDVGSEVCEENQGSSATKSGESMQAANDEESGCKRKRQPDHGAEKRKKKLLYERAASTHRAATYEQMKSFISVF